AACATCCAATTAATCCAACCACCAATCACAATCATTGGTAGTACATTTGTAACATTACCCTTCAACATATCAGTCATCATGCCTGGGTCAGTCATGGGGTTCTAAAACGTATAATATCATTAAGACTATTTTATTTGAGATGTATTTAGCAAATATTATTCtagcatatttttatatctctgATGAAAATTTTTGTTGTCAGCAAAGAATGgtcataataaattttgaatatatgtcAATGTTTCCCTACTTGTGAAGCTGCTGCCCGTTTTTGAACTTTGAAATATCCAGTATCCTCATTGTTAAACCAATGTCGTCTCATCGCGAAGGACTGTCTCGGCAAATACTTGCCGTTCTCACGCAGTAGTCGAGCACGAATCATCACTTGACTAAAAGTAAGGTTATTTTACTATATGACTTTTACAACAATTATACACAATAAGTTAAACTAATATGATTATACCTATCCTGAACTTGGATTATTTCTATCTTCTTCTGTGATGATAATATAATCGATACATAATGCCTAACAATTCCaactaaaaatgttataatcacAATGGGTAAAAATACCCATAAACGTATTTTCGGATCCAATAATAACTCTGCCATGTTTTATTTTCGTTaacttattatttcattaaatactaCTCTTAGTTAATAATCTTACACCAACATTACTTTCGTTCAAACACCTCTTTACCTATTTCTCATTGGTAAATGGTAGGTAATTAAATGACTTGTTATGTCAAAATTGACAACCCCTATTTACTAGATTCGTAACAAATCTGGATACGTATCTTTTAAGTCTTCGTTATTGTGTTCAGTTTATACACTTGTCACATTCCACAATGGAGTATTGTTCAGTGCATTTGGTATTGAGATTTGGCCGTTTGATAAAACGATGGAGAAAGTATTTATTGCATTCTAACAGATATTATAAACTCGAAAgtgagtttgttttttttgtttacttattcAGCTTTAACTTCTGAATTCATCAATCGCTCATTATGAATTAAGTCTTGTATACGTGGTTTCAGCCTGTCAGGAGTACAAGAAGGACAAACACTTGATTGACTCGCACTTTTTTtctataatctattttaatgacatttcCTTGCTAAGGTATGAGAGATAAGAAAGGAATAAGGAATACCacagcaaccaaaacacaataggcgataggctacaatattcaaccaatcaAAGTGGTTGAATACATGCGACTAGTTACGTGCTGCTGTTAGTTTTACGATACTTCGTTGAAAAAATGCCCTGCGATTGGCtggctataagaaataagaaacaaattcccaCCGCGACGGagattttatacttatttcttatttaatattccttatttttgaattataatttgattaacggTGCTGCCATCGCTGGATTCCGCTATTCCTTATTTCTTGTTCCTTATTCCTCATATCTTATATCTTACTTTTTTCATTGTGTGATGGGCATTATTATCATCTAcgatttatattatctgtttctGTTgtgttttgaaatgaaatattttgaacaaCTTCTGTTATTTGTTGTTACTTGTGGATGTTTTGAATATTGCAAAATTGGTCACTGACTCGCTAAACATAATCATTTTTAACTATTAAGTAACTTATAAGTTAccatttataacattactagATTTATTTACCAATAAACATAACAGTACTACGTGTTACAAAATTCGTtaacgttaattatattttatttaataatgcctCGTAAGAATGCTAACGCAATAGAAACAGTCGgaaatatagttaaaaaaagtaCTAAAGTGACTAAACAAATAGTTTCAGAAAATGTTAAACAATCTGATGATTTACGCGATAAACCTAAGCCTGTTATAGAtttgaatcaatttaaatttgagaAGAAACCACCTgtaaaaattgaatttgaaaatgacTCTCCAGGCAAGgaggtaaagttttttttttatatatttaactgtgTGTGTAGCGAATGCTAACATTATTTTAGTGGCCTATTTTTAGTGTGGAATGCAACGAATTTTATTGAAACcgttaatatcattttaaacaaatttaatctttaaaaattaaaaactgctTTCTTAAggagaaataataattgttgttgttaataaaacaacatatttaaaGTACATGCACTTTTTGCACTTGGATTTATGTTCAACTTCTGTACTAAAATAAGCTATCTAATAGAAAGTTCACctgttattattgtaaaactctttttaaaaaaacattgcatCTAAGATGTTGTCTCTTGTACtaatactgtaataaaaattactgtTTCGCAATAGAAAATTGGTACATCCAGTCAGGCTTAACTAAGCTCTCCCTTTACTTTTTTGGACAGATTATTCTAATTGTCCACTGCGATTGAAAATGCAATTAGTTTGGAAACAGACTTTccgaagatttttttaattacttgttttatttttagaaagaaaaagGTTTATGGGAGCCAAACAATTGGAAagatttcttaataaatttaagaattatgAGATCAAACAATGATGCACCTGTGGATACAATGGGATGTCATATGAGTATGGATGAAAATGCACCACCCAAAGTAATTTCATAGTATTTTATTCAGTTTCAATTTGGAACTATTGTTAAAAACTTGTTAAGAATATTAagcaaaaaattatacaaattttttaAGCTTTCGGCTTTGgaataaaactaattgttttAAGCACTAACAGTATTTCTTTGTTCTTAGGTCATAAGGTACCAGAGTTTAATATCACTAATGTTGTCAAGTCAGACAAAAGATCAAGTGACATTTGCTGCCATGGAACGTCTCCGGGCCAGAGGTCTCACAATTGACAATGTGCTGGAAATGAGTGATGAAGAACTTGGTAAACTCATTTATCCAGTTGGATTTTGGAAGGTACATTAATTTCCTACTTACAGCTATGTACATTAAACATTATGTACATTAAACCTTGGCTCTTTTCCTATTTAGACGAAAgtgaaatacataaaaaagacaacacaaacattaaaagACCAGTATGATGGGGACATACCAGACACAGCTGAAAAACTTTGTAAACTGACTGGTGTTGGACCAAAAATGGCTCACATCTGCATGAAGGTTGCATGGAATAAAGTTACTGgaattggtatatttttattatttatattttttctttagtttgtaaaatatatataacttataaatctgtatatttctatatctatgatgaaatttatattaaaagtataaaaataagttatttaatatcacATTTTTCAGGTGTAGACACACATGTCCACAGAATAAGCAACAGAATAGGTTGGGTGAAGAAACCCACTGCTACACCAGAGGACACTCGTAAATCATTACAAACTTGGCTGCCATTTGATTTGTGGAGTGAAGTGAACCATTTAATGGTTGGCTTTGGGCAAACAATATGTTTACCAGTTGGCCCCATGTGTCATGAATGTTTAAACAGAGATATTTGTCCTTCAAGTGATAAAGGAAGAAAATCACCTAATAAAAAGTCACCAAATAAGAAATCACCAaagattttaaaagaaataaaaactgaaAAAGTAGATCATGTTGTACCCACTTTATTAAAGGACTTTAAAGAAAGCCCAACTGATCCAAGCAAAAGCaacatagatttaaaaataaaaactgaaaataCTGTTACTGAAAACTTAGCCTCAGAATTAAAAGATACTAAAGTTGATATTGAGTTATCTGAAAAATCTGTGACTGggcaaaatgtattaaaacggAAGTCACCAAGAATAgcaaaacagaaaataaaaacgaaaaaagaaGCTTAATAGCCAGtgagaaaaaaattaagagTATTTCAGAAAGATGAATACATCATTTGCCATAAGTTTAATGAAACCTTGAAACATGTTAATTGTAAATGACTGgatgatttaaataatggaTATTAAGTGTTTCCagatcaatattaatattagattttttatttgtaaaatagttattgtttgagaataaaaataaaaatattttttttaattaatgtttaattttcctgtgattttttttcttagatttttctttcttttgatcTGTTTTTGCTTTCtttttgtgtgtttttttattttgtatcctATCTAACTTAGTTTTCATTTGAAATACTTTGCTTTTTTGCAGTTTCTTAGTTGcttgtttctttaatatcttTTTGACATCCTTTTTGGACTTTAAACTTTCGTCATTGTCCTCTTCTTCCGAATCTGCAGATTCGTTTTGTTCAGAGGAAGTCATTCCAAGAATTTCATTACTAAGATCAACTTTCATTTTTGCTTTAACTTTTTTCTCTACAGCTTCCTTCGGTCTGTTCTCCCCAATGACAATATCTTTCTTCTGAAGAGTATCAGAGGAAAGTTCCACAATTTTAACATTCACATCTTCATCTTCATATTCTTCTTGGAGCAGCTGCTCAATATCAGGTATGGGACGGCTGGATACCACAAGCTTTTTGTATGATTCCTTATTCtaaaacagtaaaataaaactatgactacctatttgtttttattacccTGTCACAGGTCTTGCTTAAGCATTATAGATTAATGAAAGACATTCTTAATTAAGAATGGTCACTTTGTACGAATACAGtaactacatttttattttactaaatttaaacataatggTACCTCTTGTTTTATGCGTCGCTTTTCCTCTTTTAACATTCTCTGAAGATCCTCTTGAGCTTTCTTTTTTCTTTCCAACTTTCTTTTACGAAATCCGCATAAGAAatccctaaaaataataaatagattagttcaatgtaaaaaataaaaacctattttaTACTAACatgaacaataacaataattactttCTTTTGGTTTCATCAAAAACCAAACTAATTTTTCgcttattttcattatttttatttcttttcttgcccatagttttattttaaatagaaaatgactaataaaatatttgttgttattttttaacacgAGTACTTGACAAATGTAACCTCAAAATTAGTTTTGACaactgacttttttatttttttgaagagATATTCAGccttgaatatatatatttttacctatataaaaatgaactttcgatttcgtttagtttactctaaaataaaacctcttattttttgtgtcaaattaacgcagttatttattgtttttctatACATtgctacaattttaatataaaagacaTAAAACAATGtctttttcttgttttaaatcacaactatttatttgaattaaagttaatatttcttttcaattggaatgaaacatttatttatgtttaaaaaaacttgtttttaccataataaatagaatatcttataaattagtaaataatttatatttatatcgtatAAAATGCCAAACTAGGTATTTTTTTGGCAACACATCAAGAATTTTAAAATGCTAGCTTGTGATTGGTCtatgcgatttttttatactCTGTTTTCTGCCAATCAGCACACAAGTGCACAATAAAGACGGACTCATCAGCAGCATGGCTGTCAGTATATATTTGAAGCTTGGACGATGCGTTTCCTCTCGtcacgttgtttttttttgtttgtgcaTTTTGACGAAAATGTTATCGTGTATGAATTTCAGTGGTTTAAAATATGGAAAGATTTCGGTGCAGTGACGTGATATGTGCCTTATTACGCAAGGTAGGTTCTTATGAAAACTTTAAATCAAGCGTAATTGTAAAAATCAGTTTAGATACgggacaatataaaaaatattatcatggCAAAATTTAACTCATTTCAATTCGAGTCATTACTAAGTACTTTTAGAATAATCACATTTATAACCAACTGAGTTAAAAGGTAATTATGAAAGAGTTAGTGGTAATACCCTTTTTTCTAATCAATACTATTATATCGTACAGCCATATGTTAACATGTGTGTCTGTGTGAGAGTCTCacgttatgttatatataccGTTATTAAACCATTTCATTCAACTGATCTATTCAATAATGTTCTGTTAACTTCAATTTATACACACTTGATACAACTCCATtagatacaaaaatatgttatgacgttatattttgttttgcgGGTGAAAATTTTCACTAGTGACATATCGATTGACGATTTTAGACCACAGGCCGTTGTGCTTTTATGAGAAAAACTAAAGACTTATATTTAGATGAACTGATTATGTAAATTGGATACTTGATACGAAAATTGGTTAACTTCGAAGTCAATAAAATGTAACACAGGGAACTATTATATCATGACCAACTATGCATTTTCTTTAGTACGCAAGTTTTATTTAGATGTATTTGTAAGATTTGATGTGATTTGATTTCATGTTCTCATAACAGTTTTCATGCAGTACATATTAGATTACTGGGTTCTATTGTAGCATAATTTGTAGGGCCAgtggcaaaatattttttcaatgttttaagaaattttgctgtgtttatatatacataaaataataaccttgtatatatattcacctaaaagtaaaattttgtgGACACTCTGATTGCACTTCAGCATCTgtcttttattattagatttcgtatatgtgtacataatacatgatcATAGACCAATTTGGTGGTTACTGTATGTACTTAATCCTAAAATAATATAGCTTAGCTCAAAAACAGACCTCTGTGGATCTATTGGCTATCTTGAGGATTTTGCTTAAAATCTTGGTCTAGACAATAAAGAGCTCTTGCATTGTCTTTTGAAAAACTCAGTGTTTACACTTGTTTGAAACAGCATGTCTAGCTGTTGGTTCTGCCCCTTAATAATCAGTCTTGTCAGATTGCTTTTATTCAATGCTTATCATATAATATCAAGAGGTGGCATTTGTGCATGataaaaattgaatgaaataatttttgattaaatattttagtacaccAGTACTTATCAAGTGTGATTGCAGTCAAGCATAAACCttgtaatcaattataaaataaaataaacattaaacaaataattattactcaAGTAAAATATGTAAGTTCTCCATCCTTCCTTTTACTACTCAATTAATGGGTCGGAATGAAAATGCCAATAAGAATAtactgtttaatttatgttactttatagaattaatcttaattttatttgaaagtcTTTGGCAGTATGCAATTAATACAGAAAATCtcataacaattataaagaaCATCTTATTTGAAAATGGATAATTACACTAATTAAATGgatattaatgtaattgttcATTTCAATTTGGAAACcaaatttaaaatccatttgaagaataatatatttcgcATATATTTTCACATTCACATTGTGAATTACTGAATTTCAAGTAAATATTCGTAAACATAATATGCAGTCATTGTAGATTAGTATATCAATATGCCTACCTGATTCTATTGTTTCAATATGTCATACTAAGATATTCAAGTGATATTGTTAtgtgttgttataaataaatagtacagtaaattataaattaaatctctatatttattttctttaagaatgattaatgtatttaaaacaaaattgtatatcTAATGACATACTAAATTATTGAAgtaggttaatttttttttataggtgtGTAAAACAAGAAATACAAACTCATTATTCAATTACAAGCTTTTATAATGTTTTCAgtccatacaattttttttttgaaatataattttatgtctaATTTTCCATACAAACGGCTATTGAACAAAAACCATTACGGTTTTGTTGAATGTTGTACAATGTGCATAAGAAAATTATGATGTTTTTGAAGCTAACTGTACTTACGGCAGGtcataaaaaaaccacatcgGTGTTATTGCTGAATTGAGgctttatatcaataaattcagTTAAAGTGTGCCAATGGTGTTAGTGCTCGCGATAACACGTTTATTGACCTCAAAAACTGTTGACGTTTAAGAATAGGTTATCGGCGACATCTTGTAATCTATCAAGATTGAAGATTATAATGTTGTTAATAGAGATATAGACTTAttgtttaatgaaaatgttaaatttgaACGTCGCGTCACTAGTTAACGAAATTAAAAACTGCAAGGGTCACGAAAGGTcgctactaaaaatatacatgaacTTATGATTGTAATTAAGTTCGCTACGTATTGACAGTAAATTTTAACTTGCAGATATGTACAAATCATGGAGTATAACTTCAAAgtcagttttaattattattttaaggtcAGTTAGTGATCGAaacataaatcttatatttttccttaaatgtgaaagtagatACAGGTAGgtattatctttttaaaacaGACGTCTAATTCGTTTCGAACGATTACCATGGAAGTTACctcatttatttgtttaatggttacatacatatacttttttttgtaagtgACGTTTAGACCATCGACGTCTGCACCATCTTCTATGCCGATCAACAGTTCGCTATGATGGTTATTATGTAtcttagatattatataatgcaTTTATATAGGATGTCGGCTGTTActagaataatacaaaaaaaaatgtctaacaTTTGCCTGTAACGAATGCTGAAAAGTTAATACATGCAATAAAAGCTtgataacgtattttttttttaccaatactTTCAAGGCTAACCAAGTATAGTTCAGTTAAACATATACAAGGATagcttttgtgtatttttaatagtCAACAGTTAAAATCTAGACACTAGATGGGTGGAgacaataatgtatatgtaactCAGTTGTGCAAATTGAACACAACCTCTGAATTCCGGAATACCTATAATCACTTTTTCGTGTTTGGAATATAAGATTTGCTTAGCTAGTCAGTGTCATACCAAATACTAGCAACTTAGTTATTCTATCCTCAAACAATAACTATGTATTGCTATTTTGcacattcgaaattcgaatggtgagtgagcgagtgtaatTACAGAAACACCTAGGTAACGAAACATTTTGTAGCCGGCGCCTTACCAATATGCTGGCTAGCCTGCTAGAGAAGATAATTGTTTAAGTTGAGCGATTTTCTAAGCTCCGACAACAACTACATAGATATTAAAACGCCCGTTTTTGCGTAAGTGTACCTACCTACAATACCATTAAGTGTACAAGGTCTCGACCAAttatatcgcgtcaattcgatgacaaaattgtttatttgtcttcTCTTACTTGGTGGCAGGATGAGGCTCATGTCCCACGCCTCGTGGTCTCGCCTCGCCTCTTTTCATCAAATCTGTTATGACCGAGAAACGACTATTTTGCctaaagattaataaaattaaaaataaactaaggaCTATCAGCTTTGACAAGCCCTagtttacgataaaaatataaaacaattgttttatatttatgcgAGTTAGGGATACTAGTAGTAAATGCGGGCGgcgttttagggtattagtTGTCAagtatcaggcaaaaaagtagcttccTTGATGTCCTTTCTtcgagttcatgtttgcttcatatcaagtttcatcaaattcgtttcagcttGAAAGAGCgacgacagacatacagagttacattcacatttataatattagtatagatttattgaAATCAATCATATCTATTGACaaactgaatataattaatattatatttaaattgtttttttgttctAGGTGGAAATATATACAGTCTGCTGTTATTTTGATTGAACAATATGACGTCACGGTGAGTTGTTTCATATGTTCATAAGCTTAAACCATTAAAAAGATAACGAATATTCTTctaattgtaaaagatttgtttatttttatactcgAAAATTAATGTAGTAATTTCATAATGGAAACATTTTGAATTCGCAATGTTTGTTGCAATTAATTCTAAGTGCGAgcattatcaattaaaattacacattgCGAGAGTTGACCTACGTTGCGATCGGTATGTTCAATGAAGCTTATCTAATGATAGCTACTATCGAATACATCCACAgagtaaaaacaaatgaaaataatgaacGCAAATGAACATAGTATTCAAGCCTTTCCTACATTCCTATGAatccagagtaatgtatattttaatctatgaaCATCGAAAATTGTCGCaacaatttcttatttattaaaatagaagtaGGTAAATAAAGTGAGATATACAATCATTTAAAGGGCACTGTGCCATATATGTGAAAAAGAAATGGCGAACATCGaccaagaaataataaaaagtatgatTGCGACCAGACGTagtgctattttaatttaaatatgttaatttatttacataaatacacgCATTACTCATTACCAATTTGTATATACCCGTTATATGctcagttaaatataaaaaaaggtagaTGGAATATGTTAGTTAACTTCGGGCGCTTAAGCTTTTCTTTATTCTTAGTGGCGATTTTTTATCATTCTtatttgaaatcaatttaaatatgacTTGATGCTAAGTATTACATAGTAtatctacaaatattttaaaaagtatggaaattggaaaattaataaacaatgagACCGCTCACCattcttataatttaatatcatatattgcGATACAGCAGTCACTATGTGATCGTCGAGAAATGCTTCGAAAACTTATCACGATAAATTAACTATCGCTGGGTACCATATCATCCTTCAGGCCCTAATTCAGGTCAAGACCTTTTCAATGGTACtaaatttgacaaaaacaaatattttattatacaaaaatgcagtgacaatattttccttattcTTTAATCATATATTTCCAAAACGTCGAGTTTCGGGTTTCTTCCTCATTGGCTCAGGCATGAGTCGTCAGATCAAATAATTAGGTTTAAGTTTTTTTacgttaataaatgtttccattCCATAATATAGCTTTCGTAGATTTATAATAGGAGATCATTGAGTTGTCTAGAAGAgacgtattttttttgtgttgtgtttcgtaaaacaaaaaaaaatatatccagaTTTACCTACTTCTATAAAGTAAACAGTTTATCAAGCGATTGTAACGTAATCCTTGCAAAACTTGCAAGAagctatgtatatttatgaaataatatactaaCTATTGGATTTAGCTAATTCaaaaattgaaacataaatGCGATTACTGaggttttttgaatatttagcTGTGAGTAATAAAAATACGGTACAATGCCGTCGCAATGGATGACATGGGAGGAAGTATCTTTTGACATCTGTCATGAATGTCAGACAGTATTTACGTTTATAAACAGTTTCAACACTTaccttatatgtatgtacagtcggggtaagaaaaggttcatcgccttaagatctattttcgtgtgcacagtatgagcgataatctgctttactgatcgagaatgacatattgcgtcgcaatgatttgatgtttggattcaaaaggtactaagagtttaagacttgataaatgaATGCATTTGAAAACTTACGAAggtttactctgactgtacatctgAATCATCACCGATATTG
This window of the Vanessa cardui chromosome 5, ilVanCard2.1, whole genome shotgun sequence genome carries:
- the LOC124529645 gene encoding ER membrane protein complex subunit 3, with amino-acid sequence MAELLLDPKIRLWVFLPIVIITFLVGIVRHYVSIILSSQKKIEIIQVQDSQVMIRARLLRENGKYLPRQSFAMRRHWFNNEDTGYFKVQKRAAASQNPMTDPGMMTDMLKGNVTNVLPMIVIGGWINWMFSGFLTTKVPFPLTLRFKPMLQRGVELAYLDASWVSSASWYFLNVFGLRTIYTLVLGENNAADQSKVMQEQMSGAAMAMPPDPKAAFKAEWEALEITEHRWALATAEADLLANEAKEQ
- the LOC124529642 gene encoding endonuclease III-like protein 1 isoform X1, whose protein sequence is MEYCSVHLVLRFGRLIKRWRKYLLHSNRYYKLEISENVKQSDDLRDKPKPVIDLNQFKFEKKPPVKIEFENDSPGKEKEKGLWEPNNWKDFLINLRIMRSNNDAPVDTMGCHMSMDENAPPKVIRYQSLISLMLSSQTKDQVTFAAMERLRARGLTIDNVLEMSDEELGKLIYPVGFWKTKVKYIKKTTQTLKDQYDGDIPDTAEKLCKLTGVGPKMAHICMKVAWNKVTGIGVDTHVHRISNRIGWVKKPTATPEDTRKSLQTWLPFDLWSEVNHLMVGFGQTICLPVGPMCHECLNRDICPSSDKGRKSPNKKSPNKKSPKILKEIKTEKVDHVVPTLLKDFKESPTDPSKSNIDLKIKTENTVTENLASELKDTKVDIELSEKSVTGQNVLKRKSPRIAKQKIKTKKEA
- the LOC124529642 gene encoding endonuclease III-like protein 1 isoform X2, whose protein sequence is MPRKNANAIETVGNIVKKSTKVTKQIVSENVKQSDDLRDKPKPVIDLNQFKFEKKPPVKIEFENDSPGKEKEKGLWEPNNWKDFLINLRIMRSNNDAPVDTMGCHMSMDENAPPKVIRYQSLISLMLSSQTKDQVTFAAMERLRARGLTIDNVLEMSDEELGKLIYPVGFWKTKVKYIKKTTQTLKDQYDGDIPDTAEKLCKLTGVGPKMAHICMKVAWNKVTGIGVDTHVHRISNRIGWVKKPTATPEDTRKSLQTWLPFDLWSEVNHLMVGFGQTICLPVGPMCHECLNRDICPSSDKGRKSPNKKSPNKKSPKILKEIKTEKVDHVVPTLLKDFKESPTDPSKSNIDLKIKTENTVTENLASELKDTKVDIELSEKSVTGQNVLKRKSPRIAKQKIKTKKEA
- the LOC124529646 gene encoding nucleolar protein 12 is translated as MGKKRNKNNENKRKISLVFDETKRKDFLCGFRKRKLERKKKAQEDLQRMLKEEKRRIKQENKESYKKLVVSSRPIPDIEQLLQEEYEDEDVNVKIVELSSDTLQKKDIVIGENRPKEAVEKKVKAKMKVDLSNEILGMTSSEQNESADSEEEDNDESLKSKKDVKKILKKQATKKLQKSKVFQMKTKLDRIQNKKTHKKKAKTDQKKEKSKKKNHRKIKH